The Flavobacteriales bacterium nucleotide sequence ATCTGTGCGGATAAGGGCAAATCACCTGCTAACAATAAGCCGGTCCAGCGACCATCCTGCATCCGTACGAACACGAACCATATACATACCATCGGGCATTTGCTGTACGTCCCATGAATAGACGGGGCTGGCCGGCGCTTCTGCAACCACCTGATTCCCCAGCATATCATAAATCATAACTTCACGGATGGTTGATCCGGAACGGATATGAAAAATGTCCGAGGCGGGATTCGGATAAATAAGAAAGGACTTTCCCTTGATTTGCGTTATACCAACAGGAACGGTACAACTGTATGACTGGTCAAACAGGGACTGCAGCTCATCGATCGGATCAACCCCTTCCGGGGTGCCGGACACGACCAGGTTAATGAAAAAGTTCGGGGATTCATCATCCGACTCCGCCACCCTTAGGTATGACGACAAGCTGGATACACCGGCTGCCGCACATCGCGTATCTGCTCCCACCACCTTTGCTGCCTGAAGCGCAGCCATGAGCTTACACGCCAGGCTGCCGGTCTCACGTTCGAAACGGGCTGCCATGCTGTCAAGAACCTCCTTACCTAACAGATTACTCCCCTGAATACTGTAGTTATATCCGATTCGCTGACTGGCATAGCCCGCACAACCGGAACCGGTATAGGTAGCCA carries:
- a CDS encoding DUF1028 domain-containing protein — encoded protein: MKSSRYLSIGLLLLLYVSSYATFSIVAVDPLTGQVGSAGASCSDGSGCGGCGGVVVINGIVPGVGAINAQGVTCFPDLNLQNGMNWMRAGHTPSQIISDLTAHDKCFQGGVSQRQYGIVGFDDNDNPVVATYTGSGCAGYASQRIGYNYSIQGSNLLGKEVLDSMAARFERETGSLACKLMAALQAAKVVGADTRCAAAGVSSLSSYLRVAESDDESPNFFINLVVSGTPEGVDPIDELQSLFDQSYSCTVPVGITQIKGKSFLIYPNPASDIFHIRSGSTIREVMIYDMLGNQVVAEAPASPVYSWDVQQMPDGMYMVRVRTDAGWSLDRLIVSR